Proteins found in one Labrenzia sp. VG12 genomic segment:
- a CDS encoding lysozyme inhibitor LprI family protein, translating to MYRLLPGLILAVLAFSGAQAQDTPDCNNAMTQLDMNQCANMDFQAADAELNAVYKKAMAKMRDTDSYLPDDLKGAADTLREAQRAWIPYRDKACEAYGFLARGGSMEPMLYSNCLTDLTNQRVKELQELVEGLGN from the coding sequence ATGTACCGACTGTTACCCGGTTTGATACTGGCGGTCCTGGCTTTCTCCGGCGCACAGGCGCAGGACACGCCCGATTGCAACAACGCCATGACGCAACTGGACATGAACCAGTGCGCCAACATGGATTTTCAGGCGGCCGATGCGGAGCTGAACGCGGTCTACAAGAAGGCCATGGCCAAGATGCGCGACACCGACAGCTACCTGCCGGACGACCTGAAAGGCGCCGCCGACACGCTGCGCGAGGCCCAGCGCGCCTGGATCCCCTATCGCGACAAGGCTTGCGAGGCCTATGGCTTTCTTGCCAGGGGCGGCTCGATGGAGCCGATGCTCTATTCCAACTGCCTGACCGACCTCACCAATCAGCGGGTGAAGGAACTTCAGGAGCTTGTGGAGGGCCTCGGCAATTGA
- a CDS encoding lysozyme inhibitor LprI family protein, with protein MTCFRTLAIAALCATGGLLVLAAEPSAQENIDCGYPLNNNERTYCAEKALKEAEARMAAAYVKLHARVVELDNALPEHLKGSPKALEEAQAAWTDYADKDCKAYAFPFMGGTRGQDLYRNCKIVLTMKRTEDLTATLEDYAD; from the coding sequence TTGACCTGTTTCCGGACCCTGGCAATTGCAGCGCTTTGCGCAACCGGTGGCCTGCTTGTTCTGGCGGCAGAACCGTCCGCCCAGGAGAACATCGACTGCGGCTATCCACTCAACAACAACGAGCGCACCTATTGTGCCGAAAAGGCCCTGAAAGAGGCCGAGGCACGCATGGCAGCCGCTTACGTCAAACTGCATGCCCGCGTCGTCGAACTGGACAACGCCCTGCCGGAACATCTCAAGGGAAGCCCGAAGGCACTGGAAGAGGCGCAGGCCGCCTGGACGGATTATGCCGACAAGGACTGCAAGGCCTATGCCTTTCCGTTCATGGGCGGCACCCGCGGGCAGGATCTCTACCGAAACTGCAAGATCGTCCTGACGATGAAACGCACGGAAGACCTGACCGCCACGCTGGAAGATTACGCAGATTAA